One segment of Ferrimicrobium sp. DNA contains the following:
- a CDS encoding FUSC family protein, which translates to MTARERMKNGPWRALLDDVASIERSGMAVSVGLRCALGMLPPLIIGVATGFVGDGVSAAVGALVVGFVSFEGRYRSTLRNMLLASIGVTISAFVGAIAAPHLLVLLIVLAIWGLLGGLAGAFGPGMSMAAMQAVEVLVVFSALGMGVQSSIVQAFWVLGGALFQIILLLLTWPTRRLDGEMASVGEVYRRLANYARSMPQTAPPADQLTSGADWLGDPNPLGDPSAIVALKELFQLAQDIRLSLSALVFESRGNGEENQWAMEFLRQSAAILRAIGDQLSLSTSLRAKVHLWSRRRRSFVAALPQLEIPDADDSKPLLGLIARQLQRAMDLVGQVGDASPHMVLPGLNRGQSALDETVRRRLRGFRKILTSDSELLFHAGRLVLVLVVGTYLAHAFSLRNGYWVPMTAAVVLQGDFSGTVQRGLARLGGTLIGAVAVTELAALVVPSHGILIVVIVLLTWGTYATYRANYFLYSIFLTSDVVAMFAMIGSPVGTTAQERAVATALGGVVAIAVFLLWPTWRRRLLPGALASMVRTQGAYAGGVLRAFDVSLVDESDVSGVEELRVLSVSARSARQLAATLLEGMSTEPGTQQEAVATAGAILSQINFCALLALALNAELLHEHQFFTGMIELSDAIVALSSYQADRLASFGSLSDPEEMGQAPSIPPDLVVSTELYRQILELVGGFQELDVLIEQYGSAVLTL; encoded by the coding sequence ATGACGGCTCGAGAGCGCATGAAGAATGGACCATGGCGTGCACTACTCGATGATGTTGCGAGCATCGAGCGTTCGGGTATGGCAGTCTCTGTTGGGTTGCGCTGCGCACTTGGCATGCTACCTCCGCTGATTATCGGTGTTGCAACTGGCTTCGTCGGCGATGGGGTGAGTGCTGCTGTGGGTGCGCTCGTCGTTGGGTTCGTCTCCTTCGAGGGCCGTTACCGGAGCACACTCCGGAACATGTTGCTCGCGAGCATTGGTGTGACTATCTCGGCCTTCGTCGGTGCCATCGCAGCACCTCACCTCTTGGTCTTGCTCATCGTTTTGGCCATCTGGGGCTTGCTGGGCGGGCTTGCTGGCGCGTTCGGACCAGGTATGTCGATGGCGGCCATGCAAGCCGTAGAGGTCTTGGTGGTCTTTAGCGCACTCGGTATGGGGGTCCAGAGTTCGATTGTGCAGGCGTTTTGGGTCTTGGGTGGTGCCCTTTTCCAAATCATCCTCCTTCTTCTCACCTGGCCAACACGGCGGCTCGATGGGGAGATGGCCTCGGTAGGTGAGGTCTACCGTCGACTGGCCAACTACGCGAGATCGATGCCCCAAACGGCGCCACCGGCAGATCAGCTGACGTCGGGGGCAGACTGGTTGGGCGATCCCAATCCACTTGGCGACCCCTCGGCCATCGTGGCGCTGAAGGAGCTCTTCCAACTTGCCCAAGATATTCGTCTATCGTTGAGCGCACTGGTTTTCGAATCGCGTGGCAATGGTGAAGAGAACCAGTGGGCGATGGAGTTTCTCCGCCAGAGTGCCGCCATACTAAGGGCCATCGGTGATCAACTCAGTTTGTCGACGTCCCTTCGTGCCAAGGTGCATCTTTGGAGTCGTCGGCGGCGTAGCTTCGTCGCGGCCTTGCCACAACTAGAGATCCCTGATGCCGATGACTCCAAACCTCTTCTCGGACTGATTGCGCGCCAACTGCAACGGGCTATGGACTTGGTGGGCCAGGTCGGCGATGCGAGCCCGCATATGGTGTTGCCAGGCCTGAATCGAGGTCAAAGCGCCCTCGATGAGACCGTACGACGCAGGTTACGTGGGTTTCGCAAGATCCTCACTTCGGATTCGGAGTTGCTCTTCCATGCGGGTCGCTTGGTTCTCGTGCTTGTTGTTGGCACCTACCTTGCCCACGCCTTCTCGCTTCGAAATGGCTATTGGGTTCCCATGACGGCTGCCGTTGTCCTCCAGGGGGATTTTAGCGGAACAGTACAGCGTGGGTTGGCTCGCTTGGGTGGGACGCTTATTGGGGCGGTCGCTGTGACAGAATTGGCGGCACTGGTCGTACCGAGCCACGGGATCCTTATCGTGGTGATTGTGTTGCTGACGTGGGGAACCTATGCAACCTACCGAGCAAACTATTTTCTCTACAGCATCTTTTTGACCTCAGATGTGGTAGCGATGTTTGCGATGATCGGCTCACCAGTGGGCACGACCGCCCAAGAGCGCGCGGTGGCGACGGCTTTGGGAGGGGTGGTGGCGATCGCTGTCTTTTTGCTGTGGCCAACGTGGCGTCGCCGACTGCTGCCGGGGGCACTCGCCTCGATGGTGCGGACCCAGGGAGCGTATGCTGGTGGTGTTCTACGAGCCTTTGATGTATCGCTGGTCGACGAGAGTGACGTCTCTGGCGTCGAGGAGTTACGCGTGCTCTCGGTCAGCGCACGCTCGGCGCGTCAGCTCGCCGCCACGCTGCTCGAGGGTATGTCGACGGAGCCAGGCACCCAACAGGAGGCGGTGGCGACGGCTGGTGCCATTCTTTCGCAGATCAACTTCTGTGCGTTGTTGGCACTCGCGCTCAATGCCGAACTTCTTCATGAGCATCAGTTCTTCACCGGGATGATCGAGCTCAGCGATGCGATTGTTGCGCTATCTTCGTACCAGGCGGACCGCTTAGCATCCTTTGGATCCCTGTCTGATCCAGAAGAGATGGGTCAAGCACCATCCATTCCCCCAGACCTTGTTGTTTCAACGGAGCTCTATCGACAAATTTTGGAACTCGTCGGTGGTTTTCAAGAGCTCGATGTGCTGATCGAGCAGTATGGCTCGGCGGTTCTCACGTTGTGA
- a CDS encoding bifunctional o-acetylhomoserine/o-acetylserine sulfhydrylase, translated as MSQWGFETQQIHAGAVADPTTGARAVPIYQTSSYVFRDTDHAAALFGLQELGNIYTRLGNPTQAVFEDRIAVLEGGVGALATASGQAAETLALVNLAEGGGHIVASSSLYGGSYNLLHYTLAKLGIQTTFIANVDDLGEWESAIRPETRAFYAETIGNPKGDIIDFAGIASVAHDHGIPLVVDNTLATPFLAQPLRYGADIVVHSATKFIGGHGTSLGGVIVDGGSFDYESSGRFPNFTEPDESYHGLVYAELPEALRPARYILKARLQYMRDIGATVSPFNAFQFLLGLETLSLRMERHVANAQAVAEWLEARDEVAWVSYAGLASSPWHARQQQYLPRGAGAIIGFGIKGSETAGQRFIEGLELFSHLANVGDVRSLAIHPASTTHSQLTEAERIATGVSADLIRLSIGLETIDDILADLEAGFRAAKES; from the coding sequence ATGTCCCAATGGGGATTTGAAACACAGCAGATTCATGCAGGCGCAGTAGCGGACCCGACAACGGGGGCCCGTGCTGTACCGATCTACCAAACCTCGAGCTATGTGTTTCGTGATACCGATCACGCCGCTGCGCTCTTTGGACTTCAAGAACTCGGTAATATTTACACGCGTCTTGGAAACCCAACGCAGGCGGTCTTTGAGGATCGGATTGCTGTTCTCGAGGGCGGAGTAGGAGCGCTCGCCACCGCCAGTGGGCAGGCGGCAGAGACACTGGCGTTGGTCAACCTCGCCGAGGGTGGCGGTCATATCGTCGCGTCATCATCCCTTTACGGTGGTAGCTATAACCTTTTGCACTACACGCTCGCCAAGCTTGGAATTCAGACGACATTTATCGCCAACGTCGATGATTTGGGTGAATGGGAGTCAGCGATCCGGCCCGAGACTCGAGCCTTTTATGCGGAGACGATCGGGAATCCCAAAGGAGATATCATCGATTTCGCCGGTATCGCTAGCGTTGCGCACGACCATGGCATCCCCTTAGTGGTGGATAACACCCTTGCGACGCCCTTCCTAGCCCAGCCGTTACGCTACGGTGCGGATATCGTGGTGCACTCGGCGACTAAGTTCATCGGTGGTCACGGCACCTCTTTGGGCGGGGTCATTGTTGATGGTGGGTCATTTGACTATGAGAGTTCGGGTCGTTTCCCTAACTTCACTGAGCCCGACGAGAGTTATCATGGTCTGGTTTACGCGGAACTACCAGAGGCATTACGGCCTGCTCGTTATATTTTGAAGGCCCGTCTACAGTACATGCGTGACATCGGTGCTACGGTATCGCCGTTCAACGCTTTTCAGTTCCTTTTAGGCCTAGAGACGCTGAGTCTAAGGATGGAGCGTCATGTCGCTAACGCACAGGCGGTCGCTGAGTGGCTCGAAGCACGAGATGAGGTCGCCTGGGTCTCCTATGCTGGTCTTGCCTCAAGTCCCTGGCACGCACGTCAACAGCAGTATTTGCCACGCGGTGCGGGAGCCATCATCGGCTTTGGGATCAAGGGTTCTGAGACCGCCGGGCAGCGCTTTATTGAAGGACTTGAGCTCTTTAGTCACTTGGCCAACGTCGGGGATGTGCGTAGTCTGGCCATTCATCCCGCCTCGACCACCCATTCGCAGCTAACTGAGGCTGAACGCATCGCAACTGGCGTGAGCGCCGACCTTATCCGTCTGTCGATTGGTCTTGAGACGATCGACGATATTTTGGCTGACTTGGAGGCTGGTTTCCGTGCTGCAAAAGAGAGTTGA
- a CDS encoding YbhB/YbcL family Raf kinase inhibitor-like protein: MASIGKLLRGFRAGTQHSVWDLPGLMAPDTIHITSQDFADGGQIPLIHSGKGVGKNVSPELTWSGAPDHTAQLLFIIEDTDAPLPRPFLHTIALLEPQHSSLPVGGLDPKTEGLVFLPATFWRRGYEGPRPLPGHGPHHYGFCLWALATKIPNPNEIKNFPMLLDRVSGTALARGRLIGLQER; this comes from the coding sequence TTGGCTTCGATTGGCAAACTGCTGAGAGGGTTCCGCGCCGGCACGCAACACAGTGTGTGGGATCTGCCGGGTTTGATGGCACCAGATACGATCCACATCACGAGCCAAGATTTTGCCGATGGTGGTCAAATTCCGCTCATTCACTCCGGCAAGGGCGTTGGTAAGAACGTATCACCCGAACTCACCTGGAGTGGAGCACCTGATCACACCGCACAACTTCTCTTCATCATCGAAGACACCGATGCACCACTACCACGACCCTTTTTGCACACCATAGCACTGCTTGAGCCACAGCACTCCAGTTTGCCCGTTGGGGGACTCGACCCAAAAACGGAAGGGCTCGTTTTCCTTCCTGCTACCTTTTGGCGGCGAGGCTACGAGGGGCCACGGCCGCTACCAGGTCATGGCCCTCACCACTACGGATTTTGCCTTTGGGCACTCGCAACCAAGATTCCCAACCCCAACGAAATCAAGAACTTTCCAATGCTGCTCGATAGGGTATCGGGAACTGCCCTTGCTCGTGGACGCCTGATTGGATTGCAGGAACGCTAA
- a CDS encoding homoserine O-acetyltransferase yields MLQKRVEAVTTAAWHTGLFAGHRQFARVLDDFTTELGAVIGPIDVAYETWGTLNADRSNAILVLHALTGDSHAVGEVEDGHATPGWWNGLIGPGLAIDTNRYFVVCPNVLGGCQGTTGPSSVAPDGEVYGSRFPTITIRDQVAVEYALAQFLGIERFAGIVGGSMGGMRVLEWLVGYPEACERAVVLAVGAAATAEQIALTSLQIRMIESDPNFCGGDYYRYGVVPSHGLRLARELAHLSYRSPDELDTRFGRRRQSDSVTDLGVGSSFAVESYLSHHGQKLVQRFDANSYIRLSEAMNHHDVGRDRGGVLQALRRVKARVTVIGISSDRLFPVGQQQALAEALPTCDGLHIVDSNIGHDGFLVEVKAIGEIVRAVL; encoded by the coding sequence GTGCTGCAAAAGAGAGTTGAGGCGGTGACGACCGCCGCATGGCATACTGGCCTCTTTGCCGGACACCGTCAATTCGCGCGGGTTCTTGATGACTTTACGACCGAATTGGGTGCGGTGATCGGCCCTATCGACGTCGCCTACGAGACATGGGGAACGCTGAATGCTGATCGGAGCAATGCCATATTGGTGCTCCATGCTTTGACTGGGGATTCGCATGCGGTTGGTGAGGTTGAGGATGGACATGCGACACCAGGTTGGTGGAACGGACTGATTGGTCCCGGTCTGGCGATTGATACGAACCGCTACTTTGTGGTGTGCCCTAACGTACTTGGTGGGTGTCAAGGGACCACCGGTCCCTCTTCGGTCGCACCCGATGGCGAGGTCTACGGCTCGAGATTTCCGACGATCACCATCCGTGATCAGGTGGCTGTTGAGTACGCACTCGCCCAGTTCCTTGGCATCGAACGATTCGCTGGAATCGTTGGAGGGTCGATGGGCGGGATGCGCGTTCTTGAGTGGTTGGTTGGCTATCCAGAGGCTTGCGAACGGGCGGTGGTGTTGGCGGTTGGGGCAGCGGCGACAGCGGAGCAGATCGCGCTCACCTCGTTGCAGATCCGCATGATAGAGAGCGACCCCAACTTCTGTGGTGGGGATTACTACCGCTACGGGGTAGTCCCGAGCCACGGACTCCGCCTCGCTCGGGAACTCGCTCATCTTAGCTATCGAAGTCCTGATGAGCTCGATACGCGCTTTGGGCGTCGTCGTCAATCCGATTCGGTGACAGACCTTGGCGTGGGGTCTTCCTTTGCAGTGGAGTCCTACCTGTCCCATCATGGGCAAAAGCTCGTCCAGCGTTTCGATGCCAATTCCTACATCCGGCTCTCGGAGGCGATGAATCATCATGACGTTGGGCGAGATCGAGGTGGGGTTCTCCAGGCTCTCCGACGAGTGAAGGCAAGGGTGACCGTCATTGGGATCTCCTCTGACCGTCTGTTTCCTGTGGGACAACAGCAGGCCCTTGCGGAGGCGTTGCCGACCTGTGATGGTCTCCACATTGTGGACTCGAATATTGGTCATGATGGCTTTCTGGTTGAAGTGAAGGCGATCGGTGAGATCGTTCGCGCGGTACTCTGA
- a CDS encoding A/G-specific adenine glycosylase — translation MGVLDDRQRCLQTQLLAWGNQHRRELPWRETRDPFLVLVAEVMLTQTQASRVAIIYPSFVQRFPTIAVLAEAPIQELLALWSGLGYNRRAIRLRECASNLLSQHHGLVPDDYQALCSLPGVGPYIANAILAQAFNHHVGALDTNARRVLSRAFFGATEQTRELQRRADDLVPAGQAWAWAQAIFDLGAMICRPKPACAVCPLEAGCLFQGRGEDPYTMPRRQSTFEGSHRQLRGRVIAAFAQGVTTRRELALRTGLSDSVFDQVYNELAEEGFFEPDRA, via the coding sequence ATGGGAGTACTCGACGACCGTCAACGATGCCTACAGACACAGCTCCTCGCTTGGGGCAACCAACATCGACGTGAATTGCCCTGGCGCGAGACCAGGGATCCCTTCTTGGTCCTTGTGGCCGAGGTCATGCTCACCCAGACGCAAGCATCTCGAGTCGCCATCATCTATCCAAGTTTTGTGCAACGCTTTCCCACCATTGCTGTGCTCGCAGAGGCTCCCATCCAGGAGCTACTAGCCCTATGGAGTGGACTCGGTTACAACCGTCGCGCCATACGCCTGCGCGAGTGTGCAAGCAACTTGCTAAGCCAGCACCACGGTCTCGTCCCCGACGACTACCAGGCTCTCTGTTCCCTCCCGGGAGTGGGGCCCTACATCGCCAACGCCATCCTTGCGCAAGCCTTCAATCATCACGTCGGTGCGCTCGACACCAATGCGCGCCGGGTCCTTTCCCGTGCGTTCTTTGGCGCCACCGAGCAAACGCGCGAGCTACAACGCAGAGCAGACGACCTGGTGCCCGCCGGACAGGCATGGGCCTGGGCCCAAGCGATCTTTGATCTCGGCGCCATGATCTGTCGCCCAAAACCCGCATGTGCCGTCTGTCCGCTGGAAGCGGGCTGCCTGTTTCAGGGTCGCGGAGAAGATCCTTATACGATGCCACGACGTCAGTCGACCTTTGAAGGTTCTCATCGCCAGCTCCGTGGACGAGTCATCGCCGCTTTTGCCCAAGGGGTGACGACAAGGAGAGAGCTAGCCCTGCGCACCGGTCTGTCGGACTCGGTCTTCGACCAGGTCTACAACGAGCTCGCAGAGGAAGGTTTTTTTGAACCCGACAGGGCGTGA
- a CDS encoding Cof-type HAD-IIB family hydrolase, producing the protein MAKNPAVRLVLADVDGTLVTDEKVLTKRATAAVGELHEAGILFSLTSGRPPRGMAMFIEPLNLSLPFAAFNGGQILSPTFDTLVEHVLDQSVLEEIVADLAKAKLETWFYAGSKWYVPSRDGSHVDRESATVGFAPTVMSQHQTPPGSIVKVVGVSDDHHLIQRMAGQIQEAYGQQVSAEASQPYYLDVTHPLANKGAVVSYLAGQYHLDPQQIATIGDMPNDVDMFTVSGLSIAMGNAAKEVRDQAHRVTASNNDEGFAKAMEEFVLATKGRS; encoded by the coding sequence GTGGCGAAGAACCCGGCAGTGCGTTTAGTCCTGGCAGATGTTGACGGGACGCTCGTAACCGACGAGAAAGTGCTGACAAAGCGTGCGACCGCGGCCGTCGGGGAGCTTCATGAGGCTGGCATACTTTTCTCGCTTACCAGTGGTCGCCCGCCCCGTGGCATGGCGATGTTTATCGAACCTCTCAACCTCTCCCTTCCATTTGCTGCCTTCAACGGTGGGCAGATCCTCTCTCCAACCTTCGATACCCTCGTGGAACACGTGCTTGATCAAAGTGTGCTTGAAGAGATCGTTGCGGATCTGGCGAAGGCGAAGCTTGAGACCTGGTTCTACGCTGGATCAAAATGGTATGTTCCGAGTCGTGATGGTTCTCACGTCGATCGAGAATCCGCCACCGTAGGGTTTGCGCCTACCGTTATGAGCCAGCACCAGACCCCGCCGGGATCTATCGTCAAAGTGGTGGGCGTCAGCGACGATCATCACCTCATCCAGCGGATGGCCGGACAGATCCAAGAGGCCTATGGCCAGCAGGTCTCTGCTGAGGCCTCGCAGCCCTACTATCTCGATGTCACGCACCCCCTTGCGAACAAGGGTGCGGTGGTGAGCTACCTGGCCGGACAGTATCATCTCGATCCACAACAGATCGCTACGATTGGGGATATGCCTAATGATGTCGATATGTTCACCGTGTCAGGGTTGTCGATAGCGATGGGCAACGCAGCGAAGGAGGTGCGCGACCAGGCCCATCGGGTGACTGCATCGAACAACGATGAGGGTTTTGCCAAAGCAATGGAAGAGTTCGTTTTGGCGACCAAGGGGAGGTCCTAA
- a CDS encoding RNA polymerase sigma factor yields MFGAIVRVHDENVDTVNRASEQDFQTFFEENLDRIIGYAFSIVQNTQEAGDIAVESLARAYAAWRRLDGTDHRRAWVFRTTLNLGIDHLRRQKRSKTRPGIDEAFAEIPLGSAATTLDTTGDLATNRAELVVALRRLPERQREAVAMHYLGGFAVAEVAEVMGIGPETVKTHLARGMKVLRTEFGVQNQGGQS; encoded by the coding sequence ATGTTCGGCGCGATCGTCCGTGTGCATGATGAGAACGTCGATACTGTGAACCGAGCGAGCGAACAGGATTTTCAGACCTTCTTTGAGGAGAACCTCGATCGCATCATCGGATACGCGTTCTCGATTGTCCAGAATACCCAGGAGGCCGGGGACATCGCCGTTGAGTCCTTGGCGCGTGCGTATGCTGCCTGGAGGCGGCTTGACGGAACCGATCATCGCAGGGCGTGGGTATTCCGGACAACCCTCAACCTGGGCATCGACCATCTTCGGAGACAGAAAAGATCCAAAACCAGACCTGGAATCGACGAGGCTTTTGCCGAGATCCCACTTGGATCGGCGGCGACGACACTCGACACTACCGGCGACTTGGCGACGAATCGTGCAGAGCTTGTCGTGGCCCTGCGGAGGCTACCGGAACGCCAACGCGAAGCAGTGGCCATGCATTATCTCGGCGGCTTTGCCGTCGCCGAGGTCGCCGAGGTCATGGGTATTGGGCCCGAAACCGTAAAGACTCACTTGGCTCGCGGAATGAAGGTCTTACGCACGGAGTTCGGCGTCCAGAACCAAGGAGGACAATCATGA
- a CDS encoding FAD-dependent oxidoreductase: MESGREDVDGSLEGSTRHNLAMVEVFGANWCPDCKRTKQFLQDQRIPFRSINVEEDEDGRRRVEDASDGKLIIPLVVFPDGQELIEPSNAQIAQLLGLTIQGERSFYDLVIIGGGPTGLTAGIYAAREGIATLILDRGALGGQAGATERVDNYPGFPDGVSGEELASLYVAHAKRYGVEMLQGVAVSGIARSGGELLITVDGGQSYRAKAVLIASGSTYRRLEVPGESDLIGAGVHFCATCDGPFYRGAKNLVVIGGGNSALEESLFLSQFVEHVTILEARDRLSASTLLQERIASDPKFAVHTGVKVQSFETGDDHHLSAVVIDEGHGEERIRAAGAFVFIGLTPNSAFVRDSIELDTAGFIVTRSAMETSMPGVFAAGDVRLGSTKQIASAVGEGAAALIMIRTYLDAFETPAASA, from the coding sequence ATGGAGAGTGGACGAGAAGATGTGGACGGTTCCTTGGAGGGCTCAACGCGGCATAACCTCGCGATGGTAGAGGTATTTGGAGCAAATTGGTGTCCAGATTGTAAGCGGACCAAGCAATTTCTCCAGGATCAGCGCATTCCTTTTCGTTCGATCAACGTCGAAGAGGACGAGGATGGGCGCCGCCGGGTCGAGGATGCATCTGATGGCAAACTCATTATTCCGTTGGTCGTCTTTCCTGACGGGCAGGAGCTCATTGAGCCGTCAAATGCACAGATCGCACAGCTGCTTGGGCTAACCATCCAAGGCGAGCGTAGCTTCTATGATTTGGTGATCATTGGTGGTGGTCCTACCGGGCTCACGGCCGGTATCTACGCCGCCCGTGAGGGTATTGCTACCCTGATCTTGGACCGTGGAGCGTTAGGTGGGCAGGCTGGTGCAACGGAGCGGGTCGATAACTATCCAGGTTTTCCTGATGGTGTAAGCGGGGAGGAACTTGCTTCGCTCTATGTCGCTCATGCGAAGCGCTACGGTGTCGAGATGCTCCAAGGGGTGGCGGTCTCCGGTATTGCACGATCCGGTGGCGAGCTCCTGATCACGGTGGATGGTGGTCAGAGCTATCGTGCAAAGGCGGTGCTCATCGCGTCAGGATCTACCTATCGACGTTTGGAGGTCCCTGGCGAGAGTGACCTCATCGGGGCCGGGGTGCATTTTTGTGCTACCTGTGATGGTCCGTTTTACCGCGGTGCTAAGAACTTGGTGGTGATCGGTGGAGGCAACTCGGCCCTTGAGGAGTCACTCTTCCTGTCACAATTTGTCGAGCACGTGACGATTCTTGAGGCTCGTGATCGTCTCAGTGCCTCGACGTTGCTGCAGGAACGTATCGCGTCCGATCCGAAGTTTGCGGTACATACTGGGGTGAAGGTGCAATCGTTCGAGACGGGAGATGATCACCATCTCAGTGCGGTGGTGATCGATGAGGGTCATGGGGAGGAACGAATCCGTGCTGCGGGGGCTTTCGTCTTCATCGGACTTACCCCTAACTCAGCGTTCGTCCGTGACAGCATCGAGCTCGATACGGCAGGATTTATCGTCACCAGATCAGCCATGGAGACCTCCATGCCAGGAGTCTTTGCCGCCGGTGATGTGCGCCTTGGCTCCACCAAGCAGATTGCCTCTGCGGTCGGGGAAGGTGCGGCAGCGCTGATCATGATTCGTACCTATTTGGATGCATTCGAGACTCCTGCTGCGAGCGCCTAG
- a CDS encoding class I SAM-dependent methyltransferase, translating to MDWELGQEQQRHWKRTYSEHPAMYGSSASEPGAYAIELLARQSLRNVLELGAGQGRDTIPMLEAGLRVTALDYVEEGLAEIRSRGAHFGAQLQTVLYDVRDPLPFADALFDACYSHMLFNMALTNAELVALSREVARVLRPGGVVIYTVRHTGDAHYGAGVDHGENRYENGGFVVHFFDRELVTGLAEGFRIDEVVEFIEGELPRRLFRVTMTRLPTN from the coding sequence ATGGACTGGGAACTGGGGCAGGAGCAACAGCGGCATTGGAAGAGGACCTATAGCGAACATCCGGCGATGTATGGATCGTCGGCTAGTGAACCAGGTGCCTATGCTATTGAGCTGCTTGCACGTCAGAGCCTTCGCAACGTACTTGAGCTTGGCGCTGGGCAGGGTCGAGATACCATCCCGATGCTAGAAGCTGGTCTGCGCGTCACCGCACTCGATTACGTGGAGGAGGGATTGGCAGAGATCCGATCACGAGGTGCACATTTTGGCGCACAACTCCAGACCGTTCTTTACGATGTACGGGATCCCTTGCCATTTGCGGACGCCCTCTTCGACGCTTGCTACTCCCACATGCTCTTTAACATGGCGCTCACGAATGCAGAGTTGGTGGCACTCAGCCGAGAGGTCGCGAGAGTGCTCCGACCTGGTGGTGTGGTGATCTACACGGTGCGCCACACCGGTGATGCTCATTACGGCGCCGGGGTCGATCATGGCGAAAACCGCTACGAGAATGGTGGCTTTGTCGTGCACTTCTTCGATCGAGAGCTCGTCACGGGCCTTGCTGAAGGGTTCCGCATCGACGAGGTTGTCGAGTTCATCGAGGGTGAGTTGCCACGGAGACTCTTTCGTGTGACGATGACCCGGTTGCCCACGAACTGA
- a CDS encoding DUF805 domain-containing protein produces the protein MDSPETPPTPDHSGQGSYGLPKFEGSPEANLGFQVPSISFVDAYLRMWRLYTNFRIRSTRGEYWKAYLVGAVIGLLLLAVFIVAHNPLFFILYYVYGIALLIPSIGLTLRRLHDTDHSGGWIFVGFVPLVGTIILLVFLTQRSTPGPNRYGPPVTSLP, from the coding sequence ATGGACAGTCCTGAGACACCACCAACTCCTGACCACAGCGGTCAAGGGTCGTATGGTCTTCCGAAATTTGAAGGATCACCAGAGGCAAATTTAGGCTTCCAGGTTCCCTCGATCTCCTTCGTAGACGCCTATCTCAGGATGTGGCGACTCTATACCAACTTCCGCATCCGCTCTACCAGAGGCGAGTACTGGAAGGCATATCTGGTCGGCGCCGTCATTGGACTCCTACTTTTGGCCGTCTTCATCGTAGCACACAACCCTCTGTTCTTTATTCTGTACTACGTGTATGGAATCGCACTCCTTATTCCATCCATTGGTCTCACCCTTCGGCGCCTCCATGACACCGACCACAGCGGGGGATGGATTTTTGTAGGGTTCGTACCACTCGTCGGCACCATCATTCTCCTGGTCTTTCTGACGCAACGTTCCACCCCTGGACCCAACCGTTACGGGCCGCCAGTGACCTCCCTACCATAA